A single genomic interval of Piliocolobus tephrosceles isolate RC106 chromosome 7, ASM277652v3, whole genome shotgun sequence harbors:
- the RBIS gene encoding ribosomal biogenesis factor: protein MGKNKLRGPKSRNVFHIASQKNFKAKNKAKPVTTNLKKINIMNDEKVNRVNKAFVNVQKELAHFSKGPSVEPLQKELIPQQRHESKPVNVDEATKLMALL from the exons ATGGGCAAGAACAAATTAAGAGGGCCAAAGTCCAGGAATGTATTTCACATAGCCAGCCAAAAAAACTTTAAggctaaaaacaaagcaaaaccagtTACCACTAATCTTAAGAAG ataAACATTATGAATGATGAAAAAGTTAACAGAGTAAATAAAGCTTTTGTAAATGTACAAAAGGAACTTGCACATTTCTCAAAAGGCCCTTCAGTTGAACCTCTGCAGAAAGAATTG ATTCCTCAGCAGCGTCATGAAAGCAAACCAGTTAATGTTGATGAAGCTACAAAATTAATGGCTCTGTTGTAA